tgctgagtttaccttcaactgtctgattttttttttttcaaagtaatgaactgtgtagcaggaaaatcaccgcgttttctaaatgcactcctgaaaattactcattaactaggggaattaaatttgatatttttgacatgttaatcaatgtacatgaaagaaaaaggcttaaaagttataacttgttttagtgaaaataagtactaaaatgcactagaatgcagggttttgcatgttgttattaaaatattttcgggggacgtagCCCCCCCCATCTCAGGGtttttcctttgctccactttcatctctacgtAGAAATCTCTCTATTTTGTTTCCCCCgatgaaaaattacttttggtaaattaaaacatTTGATGTCTGTTTCATTCAGAACAATTTGCACatacaaaaacacagcaaaaccttcccatactgatcaataacaactaactcatctgaatgaaCCACTACAAGCATGCTTACTGTCATGGCggtgtagttaccattgctatgggggtcatgtgatggtgcaaaaCCTCTATACTGCTGCAGACTGAATTGAATGCCATTTGAACTGTTGCAGTGTGTCCCTTTTTTTATATGCCTGCAATTCTGTATGGCCATTCTtatgtcttaatttatggatgctggctttctttctttcaccattTACATTAATATGAATCAAGTGGGTTTCACAAAATCCCACAAAATTGAATTTCATTAACTGTGTGTTTAATTGAAATGAATAAGCATTTTAAATATGACAATCCATATGTAAAAATAAAGACCTTCTTGTGTAAATGCTTCTAGATAAATCTATTCATAACCAGATTGATAAATAAGGCCCGTTGTTGTATATGTTTCAGAACCTTGAATGCTAGGGCTGAGTCTCCTTATTAATCCTGGACGAGATGTAAATAAGGCTAGGCTTGCCATTACCTAGACTAAACATTATATCAAACAGAAACCAACTACTCCCCCTTAGTCAGTCTGACCCACGGGGCTATGACCAGTGCTGTGCCTAGCTGTTGTACCAGCACCTTATTGAATCTACAAGTATTCCTAGCTAGAGGCTGCTGTATCTTTGTCCTCAaagatactttttttttcctcctcagtCTTCATGTAGGATCTTGAAAGTTTGAGGTTCAGTAAAAATGCTCCCTTACATTAGGTTACTGTGGTTAGattttataatcttgttgcatttcatgtAAAATTTCTGATACTTTTGTCCTTTCACTTCCCCAGAAGTAAAGAACACTTTGCTGCAAGTCTTTTCCTGCTCCACATGTCCTCGTTCCTGTGCATCTCAAATTGACCTTGACCAGCACATCCAGAGATGCCACGATGAAGAGTCTGTGAGACTTCAGGAATCAAGAGAGATTAAATATGAACTTCAGATCCCCTCCAAATGCTCCAGTAGTCAGCCAACATCAACTGATACTTTCAGTTCTGACACTTCTCATAATGATGTAGAGAAGGAAATTCACCACAGCTCAGACTGTGGAAAAAGTTTTGGTCATCAGAATGCACTCAAATGGAACCAGTGCAGTCACAAAGGAGTAAAGCCACATGActactcacagtgtgggaagagttttactgaacagagtgctctccaacgacaccagcgcattcacacaggagagaagccgtatcactgctcacagtgtgggaagagttttactcgtcagagtcatctccaacaacaccagcgcattcacacaggagagaagccgtatcactgctcacagtgtgggaagagttttactgaacagagtgctctccaacgacaccagcgcattcacacaggagagaagccgtatcactgctcacagtgtgggaagagttttactcgtcagagtcatctccaacaacaccagcgcattcacacaggagagaagccgtatcactgctcacagtgtaggaagagttttactcgtcagagtgctctccaaatacaccagcacattcacacaggagagaagccgtatcactgctcacagtgtggaaagagttttactgaacagagtgctctccaacgacaccagcgcattcacacaggagagaagccgtatcactgctcacagtgtgggaagagttttactcgtcagagtcatctccaacaacaccagcgcattcacacaggagagaagccgtatcactgctcacagtgtaggaagagttttactcgtcagagtgctctccaaatacaccagcacattcacacaggagagaagccgtatcactgctcacagtgtggaaagagttttacttgtcagagtcatctccaaacacaccagagcattcacacaggagagaagccgtatcactgctcacagtgtggaaagagttttactcagcagagtgctctccaacaacaccagcgcattcacacaggggagaagccgtatcactgctcacagtgtggaaagagttttactcgtcagagtgctctccaacgacaccagcgcattcacacaggagtgaagccatatctctgctcacagtgtgggaagagttttactcagcagagtcatctccaaacacaccagcgcattcacacaggagagaagccgtatctctgctcacagtgtgggaagagttttactcatcggagtaatctccagcaacaccagagcattcacacaggagagaagccgtatcgctgctcacagtgtgggaagagttttacttatcggagtaatctccaacaacaccagagcattcacacaggagagaagccgtatcactgctcacagtgtgggaagagttttactcagcagagtaatctccaacaacaccagcgcattcacacaggagagaagccgtatcactgctcacagtgtgggaagagttttactcatcgaagtactctccaaacacaccagagcattcacacaggagagaagccgcatcactgctcacagtgtgggaagagttttactcatcagagtgctctccgacgacaccagcgtattcacacaggagagaagccgcatcactgctcacagtgtggaaagagttttactcagcagagtaatctccaacaacaccagcgcattcacacaggacagaagccgtatcactgctcacagtgtgggaagagttttacttattcagttacatttaaaaCCCACAAGTGCAATAACTCCGAGACACtgcatgatttaaagttgtcaaattaaatttgttttttattcATGCTTTTGCTGAAAATGTCCTGTACTTTGATCCCAATTGTTCATATTAAAGGACTACATATTTTAAAACAATCTTAGTGATTTTTAAACAAGACTATTAATGTTTTCTTTTGATCTTATGTAGTTATTAAGTAGTCATTAATTACCACCATATAAATAATGATTCAACTGTAACACTATTATCAGTGTAGTACTGTAGCATGAGACTAATTCTTCATAGAATTATTACGgagcaggagtttaatgtactatgtTTAATGGAAATGTGGGTTAAACCAAATGAATATGTCACATTTAAATGAGGCTATATGCTTCATCCtcagctatagacccttttcagtcacgtgaccttcgtaaacgcgaccaccattttggacatgtagcggacttcggctcgaattggtttgaatgcgaggaaggcgacaaacggagaacatacaagaaaaaggagcgagatgcagaaaacaccttcgctatccagcgacgtagggcatttacagggcgagcagagggagaaataacaacagtaacgacacattagcaacgccgtacagaaataacggtttatggcacagaccctttcggttctcgctcatctagctgctacaatgactgcttagactgcaacaataataccgaacacacatttaagtatccgtcgtaaagacgtgaaactcgtcgagtgacgagtgtgttcattgataagctaacacaatctaaaagtagacataccatcacactgccctggcgctgtgtacagtttaccttctatggtttgtgcactcgctatttgccattactttctccaacccagtgttacagattacagggaacggcctggatttaagagacaaatacatgctcctattgttttgaacacttatttgtagacagtgcttaatttgtaaagtgggaggtcccggagcgcagaggatgagcggctccggtgcggaaaaaaagggggcggggcgctgcgctgcgcttctaggcatgttttgtaataacactgcaaattaagttcatctgcagatattttgtggatgtcgtttcatgagagaaatcaccaacaaggcagatatcaaaatcagacattaacactaaataaacttgcatttttttatttaattatttgggttgttttttttttgttacatagtcaaaagaggtgtcggatcaccggatccagtgtaaatagctgccggagccaacgcccgaggttccggagcgcgctccggcttgctccccctcaaatgaagcgctgtttgtaggacactgcctctgatctgtcctacagtctaccaacagcaaaggaacacaacgctagctaatgtcgttagctaatagctactacagaagaacaaagcggttacaatgggttattttagcctatttggttacacactcgccgccacagaatgttaacagcaatgtaatgccttttctggctaattttattcgtcttacctccaaaaaagtggtcactacacaagcgctggtatgccgagggctgccaatctgttaatggccgctatccatcttctccgtcgggatctgataaaatgataacccttgccttgtttgttgatggttactacatccaggtgcacaacaatatagtggcatgatggaagtcttgctgaaaataaacactttttttgttgccgttcctcaatgttggctgtggtaaactactggtagtacatgtccaaaatggcggccgcgtttgtcgtgacgtcacgtgaaaagggtccatatgtaTCAGCTTCGTCTAACTGGTAGTGGACAAGGCATCATAGTTATTTGTTATGATAACCTAGACatcatacaaaaacctgaacaaaatttcaatatgattGAAGTTCTTTATATTAACATACATGgcaaaaaaataagtctacccagtcaattcaGCTAATTATTATTTACAGATCTGTGGTCTGTgttctgaatttctttctgaatttgcggatttCATCTCAAACTGCTTGTTTCTTTGGACAAAAAATTAACTATTGTcgactttaatattcacttcaataaccctgaagaccctctgaaaacagtgttcgtgtccattttagattcattagggtttaatcagaacatcatagaactgacccataatggtggtcacactcttgatctaatacttgtattaaatatagaaaatatagtctgaCTTCCACATCATCTGAAGTAGCGTCAGACTCTCATctgattcaaaatatgtctgagcaataatattcTGTATGCAGCTTGCCACAACATCGCATCAAAATTACATTTACACCAACTACTGCATGAAGATTTATCAGAAGTTTCCCCTAGTTATCAACTTGTTTGGATCACCATCAAACTCCACAGAACTTTTATCAGCTTTGAGTCAATATTCTGCGATACTTTAGATGATGTCGCTCcgcttaaaagaaaataattcaagagaaaaaaaatcgcaccctggtataatgatcacACATGCAGCTTAAAACAAAGTtagaaaatggtgtcaaacaaagttgatagtattccaattagcatggagGGAGAGCCTCTTGAACTATATAGACAAGCTCTTAATGCAGTAGATCAGTGTTTTTCTCTCTAATAgaatataacaaaaataatcctagatcctTATACTTTGGCAATATGaactaggaataagaccaccacagacacatgcacaccttcaatatgtagtagcaatgatcatgattcccccccccccagaataaaattgaaaatatcaggcaaaaatatcaATTTAAAGCCAGCCAATTTGATAAGTATCCGTGGAGAGAACACTATAACCACATCAGAGCAATGATTCATCTTTTACTCCCCTTTGAGAGTCTGAAATAATTTCACTtatttcctcatcaaaatcttcaacttgtgtactagatctctTACCTACATGATTCTTCAAACAGAACACTAGAAGCAATCAAAACTCTCCTTAAAAAATTATTCTTTTAGCAGTGgcaatgtacccaaatcctttaaactagcagttatcaaacccttgattaaaaaaaaaactgacctcgacccctgtcagctgtccaattataggccaatactaAACATCTGCTTTATCTctgagatcctagaaaaagctgtcgcacagcagttatgctcatatttacataggaataacatccatgaaatgtatcagtcaggatttagacagcatcatagcacagagacagctctggttaaagtagtaaacagcctactgttggcatctgatcagggctgtgtcttgctgcttgtattgcttgaccttagtgcagcctttgacaccattgatcgttccattctcctggatagactagaaaatgtgggagttaagggaacagccctctcct
Above is a genomic segment from Neoarius graeffei isolate fNeoGra1 chromosome 14, fNeoGra1.pri, whole genome shotgun sequence containing:
- the LOC132897861 gene encoding zinc finger protein 271-like isoform X2, which produces MNTETSKDGGTSEVRVKKEETLELNISNHGDDLDNPPECLSINMEDHDNKGYLYCEVCKSFFNKCEVHGLPLFISDTPVPMGVSDRARQTLPPGLEIKKSSIPDAGPGVFNKGETIPVGAHFGPDQGELANREEARKSGDSWVIYRSMQCEKYIDTKREMHVNWMRYVNCAHNNKEQNLVAFQYRGGILYRCCRPINPGQELLVWYEEEGTKELSPAPTGTTRQKVKNTLLQVFSCSTCPRSCASQIDLDQHIQRCHDEESVRLQESREIKYELQIPSKCSSSQPTSTDTFSSDTSHNDVEKEIHHSSDCGKSFGHQNALKWNQCSHKGVKPHDYSQCGKSFTEQSALQRHQRIHTGEKPYHCSQCGKSFTRQSHLQQHQRIHTGEKPYHCSQCGKSFTEQSALQRHQRIHTGEKPYHCSQCGKSFTRQSHLQQHQRIHTGEKPYHCSQCRKSFTRQSALQIHQHIHTGEKPYHCSQCGKSFTEQSALQRHQRIHTGEKPYHCSQCGKSFTRQSHLQQHQRIHTGEKPYHCSQCRKSFTRQSALQIHQHIHTGEKPYHCSQCGKSFTCQSHLQTHQSIHTGEKPYHCSQCGKSFTQQSALQQHQRIHTGEKPYHCSQCGKSFTRQSALQRHQRIHTGVKPYLCSQCGKSFTQQSHLQTHQRIHTGEKPYLCSQCGKSFTHRSNLQQHQSIHTGEKPYRCSQCGKSFTYRSNLQQHQSIHTGEKPYHCSQCGKSFTQQSNLQQHQRIHTGEKPYHCSQCGKSFTHRSTLQTHQSIHTGEKPHHCSQCGKSFTHQSALRRHQRIHTGEKPHHCSQCGKSFTQQSNLQQHQRIHTGQKPYHCSQCGKSFTYSVTFKTHKCNNSETLHDLKLSN
- the LOC132897861 gene encoding zinc finger protein 271-like isoform X1, producing the protein MNTETSKDGGTSEVRVKKEETLELNISNHGDDLDNPPECLSINMEDHDNKGYLYCEVCKSFFNKCEVHGLPLFISDTPVPMGVSDRARQTLPPGLEIKKSSIPDAGPGVFNKGETIPVGAHFGPDQGELANREEARKSGDSWVIYRSMQCEKYIDTKREMHVNWMRYVNCAHNNKEQNLVAFQYRGGILYRCCRPINPGQELLVWYEEEGTKELSPAPTGTTRQKEVKNTLLQVFSCSTCPRSCASQIDLDQHIQRCHDEESVRLQESREIKYELQIPSKCSSSQPTSTDTFSSDTSHNDVEKEIHHSSDCGKSFGHQNALKWNQCSHKGVKPHDYSQCGKSFTEQSALQRHQRIHTGEKPYHCSQCGKSFTRQSHLQQHQRIHTGEKPYHCSQCGKSFTEQSALQRHQRIHTGEKPYHCSQCGKSFTRQSHLQQHQRIHTGEKPYHCSQCRKSFTRQSALQIHQHIHTGEKPYHCSQCGKSFTEQSALQRHQRIHTGEKPYHCSQCGKSFTRQSHLQQHQRIHTGEKPYHCSQCRKSFTRQSALQIHQHIHTGEKPYHCSQCGKSFTCQSHLQTHQSIHTGEKPYHCSQCGKSFTQQSALQQHQRIHTGEKPYHCSQCGKSFTRQSALQRHQRIHTGVKPYLCSQCGKSFTQQSHLQTHQRIHTGEKPYLCSQCGKSFTHRSNLQQHQSIHTGEKPYRCSQCGKSFTYRSNLQQHQSIHTGEKPYHCSQCGKSFTQQSNLQQHQRIHTGEKPYHCSQCGKSFTHRSTLQTHQSIHTGEKPHHCSQCGKSFTHQSALRRHQRIHTGEKPHHCSQCGKSFTQQSNLQQHQRIHTGQKPYHCSQCGKSFTYSVTFKTHKCNNSETLHDLKLSN
- the LOC132897861 gene encoding zinc finger protein 271-like isoform X4, yielding MQCEKYIDTKREMHVNWMRYVNCAHNNKEQNLVAFQYRGGILYRCCRPINPGQELLVWYEEEGTKELSPAPTGTTRQKEVKNTLLQVFSCSTCPRSCASQIDLDQHIQRCHDEESVRLQESREIKYELQIPSKCSSSQPTSTDTFSSDTSHNDVEKEIHHSSDCGKSFGHQNALKWNQCSHKGVKPHDYSQCGKSFTEQSALQRHQRIHTGEKPYHCSQCGKSFTRQSHLQQHQRIHTGEKPYHCSQCGKSFTEQSALQRHQRIHTGEKPYHCSQCGKSFTRQSHLQQHQRIHTGEKPYHCSQCRKSFTRQSALQIHQHIHTGEKPYHCSQCGKSFTEQSALQRHQRIHTGEKPYHCSQCGKSFTRQSHLQQHQRIHTGEKPYHCSQCRKSFTRQSALQIHQHIHTGEKPYHCSQCGKSFTCQSHLQTHQSIHTGEKPYHCSQCGKSFTQQSALQQHQRIHTGEKPYHCSQCGKSFTRQSALQRHQRIHTGVKPYLCSQCGKSFTQQSHLQTHQRIHTGEKPYLCSQCGKSFTHRSNLQQHQSIHTGEKPYRCSQCGKSFTYRSNLQQHQSIHTGEKPYHCSQCGKSFTQQSNLQQHQRIHTGEKPYHCSQCGKSFTHRSTLQTHQSIHTGEKPHHCSQCGKSFTHQSALRRHQRIHTGEKPHHCSQCGKSFTQQSNLQQHQRIHTGQKPYHCSQCGKSFTYSVTFKTHKCNNSETLHDLKLSN
- the LOC132897861 gene encoding zinc finger protein 271-like isoform X3, with translation METTSTTHLNVFPLTWKIMTIKATSIYRSMQCEKYIDTKREMHVNWMRYVNCAHNNKEQNLVAFQYRGGILYRCCRPINPGQELLVWYEEEGTKELSPAPTGTTRQKEVKNTLLQVFSCSTCPRSCASQIDLDQHIQRCHDEESVRLQESREIKYELQIPSKCSSSQPTSTDTFSSDTSHNDVEKEIHHSSDCGKSFGHQNALKWNQCSHKGVKPHDYSQCGKSFTEQSALQRHQRIHTGEKPYHCSQCGKSFTRQSHLQQHQRIHTGEKPYHCSQCGKSFTEQSALQRHQRIHTGEKPYHCSQCGKSFTRQSHLQQHQRIHTGEKPYHCSQCRKSFTRQSALQIHQHIHTGEKPYHCSQCGKSFTEQSALQRHQRIHTGEKPYHCSQCGKSFTRQSHLQQHQRIHTGEKPYHCSQCRKSFTRQSALQIHQHIHTGEKPYHCSQCGKSFTCQSHLQTHQSIHTGEKPYHCSQCGKSFTQQSALQQHQRIHTGEKPYHCSQCGKSFTRQSALQRHQRIHTGVKPYLCSQCGKSFTQQSHLQTHQRIHTGEKPYLCSQCGKSFTHRSNLQQHQSIHTGEKPYRCSQCGKSFTYRSNLQQHQSIHTGEKPYHCSQCGKSFTQQSNLQQHQRIHTGEKPYHCSQCGKSFTHRSTLQTHQSIHTGEKPHHCSQCGKSFTHQSALRRHQRIHTGEKPHHCSQCGKSFTQQSNLQQHQRIHTGQKPYHCSQCGKSFTYSVTFKTHKCNNSETLHDLKLSN